The sequence below is a genomic window from Nicotiana tomentosiformis chromosome 6, ASM39032v3, whole genome shotgun sequence.
tcaagaatctatcattaaaactcaaaattttcaagTTGAAAACTCAATTTTTTCCATCATTTCACATAAAGCACCGAGACAGACTCGAGTCACCTGGGACGCTAACCAAACATACGTACATGTTACACTCCGTACTTTAATTATTAGAATGTGTTGCAAGTGAATCAATATAAGTCAGAGAGTTTAAGGACCTTTACAAAGACAATGATGAGTTAAAACAGGTGTTAAGGAAGTATCGTGAGGGTTGGagactgataagtgcatcagtcaacatgcgaggacgaatattccaatgagggaaatgatgttacaccccatatttttgtacgtaaaagtatgTTGTAAGTTAACTGATGtgagctcaaaaatgagatcgtATTTGAAATTATATAAAGTACGTTAGTCATtgtaccttggaggttacaaaaaTTTAAGATCATTAAcaccaagtaccaagagggttggatgGTTTTTAAgctaaacaaatcaaagaaaataagtttagTCCAAAGTCGGCAagattgggaatgttataacccgtactttcAGAGCAAAACTAGGAGTGCTTAATATACTAAGGAGGTCATGTTTTAAAGTAGTTGAATCTTACAATATTCATATATTATGTTTTGATGTCAAACAAGTTGTAAAATAAAAGTTTACAAAAGTTGTCGTCAGTTACGTTTATAAATTAACTgaaatttgggtctaatgtcacTGAGCTTTTCTCCAATAGACTCTGATTTACGGGGTGATCCACATATCAAATTAATGATCTACAAGTCTAATTTCCAATACATTAAATCATTTGTCGATACGACATCAAAATAGagagatatttatatttttacgagactgcgcaggcagcccctatgggacccacttggtcggtGGCCAGCGTTCACatatttttatctcatttttgggatgAGATTTGCTTATTTTTCGACCTCCTTCCAACCTCACACACTCCAACCCTCCCAAACAGTTCCTACCATGGCTCCAAACAATTTCCAAACTAAAAATAAACCATAACCCAACATTAAAGTTAGCCAAAAGTGAAGAATAACCCTTCTATAATATTTTGATATGAATATTGAGCTAATTTAAGTTTTGGGTTAGAattttatgtactttcaaagatatGTTTAACATCCTTTTTATTGTGTTTAGGGTTAATTACATGTTGGTTGTGATGTTGGAGTGAAAGAttacaagatagcacttgaaagacggaagagatgttgttatctttttttgaatttgttttaaggctatatatatatatatatatatatatatatatatatatatatatatatatatatatatatgttgttatggctgaaaattatagaaaataacttgattatgatatgATTTCTATTCTTATGCATGTCTATATGTTTATtaagtgaattgatgaaagaaacatatgaaacttgagattgAAAGTGAAAATTTgacttctatggtgttgtattgcAATTGAGGGCTATTGTAAGCTAAGTATAGCTTGGATTTCGACTTCGATATACTGTAGGAGGTAAGAATATTATGTTTTTGCTTGTGCATAAGATTATCTTGATGTTGATCAAGCTAAATGGATGgattaggcatgaactaatgaataaagttgctaattgaggataattGGAGTTGTGGACTAGTTTCtttattataaatatatgatATAAGGCTGGAATAATTGATGAATGACTCCATTATCATGTTAAGGATATTCttaagttaaagtaagaagtctataaggggtgatatggggtatacagaTTTCAATCCGGGCTTGCCGCtagtcgtgaagtagttgtgacttgttgttgtaaTATAGtatcttgttattgatatttatatgttgCTGGATTTCTCtggttgttgttggtatatggtattggaggaggcccttgttacaggCGGGATGCttcccaaatttacgtaaacgggCTACTAGCTTAAGTTATGGACATAGCCTTTACTTAGCATTGATTATGAATCTCCTTATACTATtttagattgagttgagttgtttcaagagtttcttggaaggtattaatgACCCAAcgaggttaaggtatgttaaggctaaaccattccttcattttggcaaGATCCCGTAACTAAACGCATTTGATAACGAGCcacaaagagaagtttgtattcttgaatttatgtacattatcttagtctcataagttatagtattctccctaaTTGGGAATTTATATTTAGTTaatgtgaacaactaattttttaccacaccaaaattctatactattttagtgtaaatatgtGTTTTATGTCTAATCTTGATATTTCTTACCCTTAcaatttaatttatcttttaaaataaaagaCCAAAACAAAATGAAGTTAACGTCAAAAGCTCAGAAATCTGATTTTTACTTGGCAAATAATCCCAATTCCCATCCCCTTATGTCTCTCACCCCACCACTCATAATCCCCATTTTTTCCCAACTCCCTCACGTATTCCCTCCACATATCCATCCACACTCTCACTTTCTCACATCACATAGCACACACCTGCACTCTTTATTTTGAATTATCCTCACATAGTTCCTCCTAGAAACACACACGATCACTGGCTCACATAGAATATCTTACATAGACTCTATAAATCAGCCCTTAGACAcatcatttgaaaaaaaaaactgagAAGAAAATTGGCAGTGAGGAGAAGAAGCACATATTTATTTTCTTTGGTTTTGGAGTGAGAGAGATAGAGTAAAGTGaagaaaaatacataaatatTTGGAGTTCCTTCAGTTCTACTTTATTCCGGTCTTTCCTTCTAAGAACAAAAGTTTGAAAATCATGCTTGAAATGGAGTAAATGGAGATTCTCTGTTCGAGTTCTGGACTTTCAGGTTCAAGTCGAATTTCTTTTGGTTCGTGATGTGTCGTCATTGCTCAAGTTTGGCATTGAATATCATTATATttgctgaaatttcttttctTCTCAACATATATTGAAAAATTTCACTGGAAAAAGGTTAATATTTATCAGCTtccatctttttattttattttccatcCGTGATGATTCTCTATGCTCATGTTAAGGTCGGATGTTAATCTTCTAAGTAGCGTTTATCTTGCTTTTCTTTTTATGTATTTGATAATTCGTTTTctttcccttcttttcttttaataCATAGGCTAGACTTTAGTAACAATATTTCATATGCAAGTTTTGTTCGAAATATTTTAACTTTATTGTTAATAGTCTTCATTTTTGATTTTTCGTTCCACGTATCCTACGATGTACTAGTTCTTTTGTATGTGGATGATTTTTATCTCTAATAACATAGGCTCTATTCATTGAAGATAAATGAATTTAATTGTTAAAGGAAAGTAATAACTGATGTATGgtaattttgttatttttttagtGTTTAGCATTTTGAAATTAAAAGATGTTTGAGTTTTAGTACTGTTTGCTTTTGATTTTGTTCTTTTGGTCTTTTTTCATGGAATAAAGTATGAaatttaaggtggaatttagaTTATCAAGAAGTGTAGATCTAATTATGTCAATAGTGTAAGGATTTAATTCAATGtaataatttttcttttctttcgttctctttttttttttttttgtttttgtttttagaaGTGTTGTTTACATTTTAATTATAAAGTGCCATAATTGCTTTAGAAATCAGTTGAACGATAACGTCATTTCCGTTATTGATAGGTTTAAACCCAATAAATTTTAAGTTGGATCATGTCATGCTTTGATCATATcagcttttgatttttttttttaattttgaacgACAATGATCATTTTACTTGGGTACATTTTATTCCAACCCCAATTTGTGTTGAGATCTTTAGTAAAACTTAGGATAACCGATATTGCGTGTTAGGAACGTAGTTAATTGGGGCTAGACATATTTCGAGGCGTATTCCTAGAAAATAGTTATAAATGAGAAATGCGGGTTACAAATTAATCAAAGCCCATAAtgagatataaaaataaaaataaaaataaagaggtAAAATTAATTATGAGAGAAAGAGATGAATCACGAACTAATTCAAGACTTGTTTcaataagtaaaataaaaaataataaaaacaattaagtattgtcttctttgaGTCAAGAAAGAAGACAGTACTTTGACAACCAccaagctataatcggtgggcaggtcCGTACTGGacaacctctaatcagatggtaagcTATATACCGAGCCTACAATGGTTGAGcgtctatgagcgagcctactatggccgagcaatTACACATActgagcctagtatggccgagcgcctatgagcgagcctactacggctgaGCAGTTACTCATACAGAGTCTTATACGgctggacaactattttacttactatattgagatatTTGAGTCAGTATCATcatgtaagcatatcttcagattatctttgactcccgcttacttttagttattatattatcatttcagtttcaacttttagttattctattgtcttacatactcggtacaattgtgatgttcgcaaatgcaaactattGATCACAAACATGAGCTTCACAgttttcgcaaatgcaaacccttcgcatttgcaaaggtccCATTCCTCGCAAAACAGAACCAAGCATCGCATTTGCAAAGCTGCCTTCCTACGTTCCAGTGTTGCAAATGTGACACAacagtcgcaaatgcgatgaaccCCCTGTTCGCAAAAGAGACTCTGTCTTTGCAAAATGGAAGTTCCAAGCCCCTGCCCAACATCGGAAATGCGATTATGGCATCGCAAAagcaaagctcgcatttgcgaataggtcatcgcaaatgcgagacatgTAGATTAACAACACCAGAAAATTCTCAGTCATGCCAAAACCTTCCGCAATCCAtctaaaactcacctgagcctctCGGGCTCCAATCCAAAAAGACATACAACTTTattaacatcatacaaacttgttcgacaactaaaatcatcaaaattcaagaatctatcattaaaactcaaaattttcaagttcaacaCTCTATTTTTTCCATCATTTCACATAAAGCACCGAGACAGACTCGAGTCACCTGGGATGCCAACCAAACATACGTacatgttacaccccgtactttaaTTATTGGAATGCGTTGTAAGTGAATCAATATAAGCCAGAGAGTTTAAGGACCTTTACAAAGACAATGATGAGTTAAAATAGGTGTTAATGAAGTATCGTGAGGGTTGgagactgataagcgcatcagtcaacatgcGAGAACGAGTGTTCCAatggggggaatgatgttacaccccatatttttttttacataaaagtAAGTTGTAAGTCAACTGATGTGAGCTTAAAATTGAGATCATATTTGAAATTATATAAAGTACGTTAGTCAttttaccttggaggttacaaaaatttaagatcatgaacaccAAGTACCAATAGGATTGGATGGTTTATAAGCTAAAAacatcgaagaaaataaatttagtCTAAAGTCGGTAagattgggaatgttataacccgtactttaGTGGCAAAACTAGGAGTGCTTAATATGCTAAGGAGGTCATGTTTTAAGATACTTGAATCTTATAATATTcgtatgttatgttttgatgtcaaACAAGTTGTAAAATAAAAGTTGGCAAAAGTTGTCGTCAGTTATGTTTATAAATTAACTgaaatttgggtctaatgtcacTGAGCTTTTCTCTAATATACTCGGATTTATGGGGTGATCCATATTTCAAATTAATGAAACATTGTCAGGGCGAAGCGATACATGTGGCTATTGTGATTATTTTAGGGTGGAGTTATACAGGTGGCTATTGTTGTTGTGataaaaatgtgggcacgaggtgcaatATGTGTGTGTTTCTATTTGATGACTTGTTCTTGAAGCTGAGTCTTTACTTGCATTGAATTGTTATCACTTGCTATGAtgtgattattgttattgttcttaTGCTACACTTTCTATTGTTAGTCTTTGATATATTGCCTAGGTTATTTGcctagtgagtatcacatgacttgaaccttgtcactactttaccgaggttagtcttgatacttactgggtagtgactgtagtgtactcatactacacttctatacatGTGGTATAACTGTAAGCTGTTTAGATTCAGGTGTTGGAGTGTCACGCCGCGAACCATGGCCTGCGCGTAACACGACACTCGGTGCCTGACTTTATGTGATCGAGCGAACCAACTAGATGGCTGGATCAACATGGTATAACTGTAAGCTGAATATAAACATGCAACATGATGATCTACTAAAGAGTCTGACTAAAATATCATAAATGCAGAAAGTACTAAAAAGTCTGCAAGTATAAACGAGTAGCcgacaaggctaacacataaaaGCCTGCTAACATCTGACTAACTGGACtatagtctatgaagcctctaaagAACACCGTAATGCTAAGTGTTTACTGGGACAAGGTCCCCTGCATACCTTACTAACTGAAATACTACAAAGACTGAAAAAGAGAGATAATGCCTCGAAAGATTGGGGCTTACCAATAGTGGATGCGAGATGTCCTAGCAAGAAGAATAGTCTACCTATAAATCATTACATGCATCGCGATATGAAGGCCCCAGGAAAGGGAAgttagtacatttgaattgcactggtatgtaaaacaactgaaagaaagaactgtaaataCTGATACTGAAGctgaactgataactgataaccaAACTGAACAAGGAAGTAAAGATATGAATACTCCCTATTCTGGATGAGAAACCACCTGTTTATCTGAGTAAATAATCTGCAGCGtcaggcccaatatatatatgtgcacaaactgCAGCCTCGAGctcaagtatacgtatacataacaacggcctcaggcccaaagatgcataaagcataaactacggcctcagggccaaatacaggtgttcaataCTCAGAGATTTAAAATCAGGAACTAAGAATCATACTATAATACATCATACTGAAATATTAAACCATACCGAGTTGCATGATACTGAAAAACTGTATAAAACTCGACTGAGACATTTATTCATAATAAACGGATTTTTCATAACTGAGACTAATGGGATATTGAACTAATTATGAAATTATGTCATCTAGAGAATAAAAGTTCTAAAATAATTCATGGAACCGAGGCataatgttacaccctatattttcgtacataaaagtgagtcgtaagcaaactaatgtaggaccaaaaatgagattatctttgaaagtatataaagtaagttaatcatgttaccttggaggttacaaatatttaagatcatgaacaacaagtataaagagggttggaaggttcagaagctaaaggaattaaagaaaataatgttttgtcgaaagtcgacaagttgagaatgttataacatgtacttttggggtgagactagggtgtttaacatgataaggagtttatgttatgagttatgttagtcgtatgatagtcgtgcattattttttgaagtcaagcgagttgtggaacaaaagtcgatgaaagtcatcacaagttacgttaataagttttactgaaatttgggtcaaatataactgcgatTTTGCTCCCAATATACTTATAGTTACGGGGTTTTCCACTcgtcaaattgaagatctatgagtctattttctaaattattaaatcgtttgtcaatatgacatcgaagtagagagatatatgtatttttgcgagactgcgtagtctgctaggtgacaagtaggtgtctcatctacttgcttaaatgagagtccaaaaatgggccagttcgggtcgtccaaagaggccttttaaaggcctatttacTTCATATAATACACTGATAATAGGGAACAATAACCAGACCTAAACCCCTACAAACATCCTCCCAAAAATtacacacaaaccctaattgaatttctatccttttcaagttctagttggaggtaaaacctagagcttgaagaaccaagataggagctgagttattcaacaaataaggtaagtttaatgATCTCTTTTATCCATTTTTCTGCTGGAGATGTAGGGAAAGTCGTTCTATAATTGCAAGAACTTACGGGACAGTGATAGGAAGCCGTGatttcgagttattcacttgtagcagactgttttgtggactgttttgtgtttcTATTGgattgcatgttttactactattttatggaattttggaggaggaaggagtggagaaacaccacataaatacaGGATagtgggctggtcattcgtcgtaacatttttgggctatttgacacaactacggtggtcgttttgtgtatgaacagattggggtgtgttggactattttgtagtatttattggtgtatataaggttggaaaataatgtatatatattggtattattgtgttcttgtgttgtttgtgttatcttgaatttggatgAAGTAAGGATTATAGTGGAGATggtgcccgttttaatacaaaataagcttgccGTTCGCTGTGTGATAGTTGTACccttcgtaacttaatgataagtattattatcgttgttgtagattaaggtgcgaagaggcgagttcaacttggtgattggaaagattgtgataaggtatgttaaggctaaacctttcttcattttggcatgatcccgtaactatatgagtttgataacaaggcataaagagaagttcatattcctgaacttatgtacattatcctagtctcataagttacagtattctcccttatcaggactttatattcggttaagtattgtcttcttccagtcaagagggcagagagtgtgtgtgtgtgtgtgtatatatatatatatatatatatatatatatatatatatatatatatatatcgagcctactatggccgagcgcctatgaacaAACCCAGAATGGCTGAGATACCTAGCCTAGTACgttcgagcgcctatgagcgagcctactatggtcgagcaattacacgtaccgagccttatagggccgaatatttattttacttactatattgaaagagttgagtcagtatcagcaggtaagtatatctccagatcatctttgactctcagttattttcagttattatattatcagttcagtttcaactttaaGTTATATTAttatcttacatactcggtacattattttgtactgacatcccttttccaGGGATGCTGCATtgcatgcgtgcaggttcagatagacagacgggtagacctcctcagtaagTATTGCCCGAGTtcatatagccatcctttggtacgaagGATGGGAGAGGtctaggggacgtgatgcacctccagctgtttgggagaatttttcagatgccttcttTGACCAATACTTACCGCGGGATATCCGACAgcctcgagtcgatcagtttctaaccctcaagcagggcaatatgagtgtccaaaagtatagtctctgttttgactcattggccagatatgcaccatctatAGTTGCTACTATACGGGACAGGATCCACaagtttatagcagggttggccccagagttgactgaggcatgtgccaccgcttcattgcaggatagtatggatgtctcccggattcaggcatttgcccagaatatagaaataggtaggcatcggcagcagggtacagagaggactgagcaagggcagcgtaagaggatgagatttgctAGGTCTCAGGAgtagtctcagggtagttataggccccagcaCTTTGGACACCCACCTAGACCTCCGCCACcacagttacagggttacaggtatgatcgCTATACTCAATCAGGAGAAGGTGAGAGCTCACaggcatcgggtttgcagcgacatcGAGGTGCAGGGCAGACATAGTCAATTCCGCCGCAGTGTGACatttgtggtagaggacacttgggccaatgccgagcaggttctgatgcttgttatacatatgGGCATCTGGGGCATATGATACGAGAtttcccaaatagagattctggggctATGGCACAACCAacaagttcagcaacaggatcatctatgtctgtgcatccttcagggcacgagtctcagtcttcgactagtagaggtcgaggcagaggtagaggttccagtttagGTGGTAACCAGAACCGTATATGTGCTTTAGCAGGTCGAAAGGACTAGGAGTCTTCACAAGATGTTGTgataggtatattgaccattttctctcacgatgcttattcCTTGATAGAcctaggatctactttatcgtatattaccccatttgtcggggggaagtttggtatagtgcctgaaatactaagtgatccttttgcggtatctacaccagtAGGAGAAATGATTATTGCTAgatgggtttaccgaggttgtacggtgacagtttgtagtcgtcGGACCTTACCtaacctagttgagctagagatgatggattttgatgctatcacgggcatggactggttggcaacttgccatgccacagttgattgccgagcaaaggcagccagatttcattttctgggtgagctagtccttgaatgggtaggtaatacaacGACACACAGAGgaaggtttatttcctatctgaaggcgaggaaaatgatcgcaaaagggtgcatttatcatattgtgtgagttagagatgcagatgctgagatacctacacttcagtctattccagtagttaaagagtatgcagatgtgtttccagatgagcttctaggtattcctccagagcgagagattgattttagcatcgatttgcttacgggaactcaaccaatatccatcaattcgtatagaatggcacctgccgaattaaaggagttaaaggagcagctaaaagatttgctggagaaaggtttcatcagacccaatacctcaccttggggtgcaccagtactatttgtgcggaagaaagacggctcattgaggatgtgtatcgattataggtagCTGAACAAgttaactattaagaataagtatccacttccaaggatcgatgaattgtttgatcagttgcagggggctagatgctttttaaagatagatttgaggtctaggtaccaccaggtcagagttcgggagaaagatattccaaagacagccttcaggacccagTATGGCCACTTCgaattccttgtcatgtccttcaaGTTGACGAATGCACCCTCCGTATTtttggacttgatgaatagcctattccgaccatttttagatatgttcatgatagtatttattgatgatattctggtttattcatgTTCAGAGTAGGAGCATGCGGATcacctacgagcggtactccaaaccctccatgatcgtaagttgtatgctaagttttctaaatatgaGTTCCGGTTGAAGtatgtagcattcttggggcatattgtatccgatgaaggtataaaggtagacactcagaagat
It includes:
- the LOC138893994 gene encoding uncharacterized protein; protein product: MAQPTSSATGSSMSVHPSGHESQSSTSRGRGRGRGSSLGGNQNRICALADLGSTLSYITPFVGGKFGIVPEILSDPFAVSTPVGEMIIARWVYRGCTVTVCSRRTLPNLVELEMMDFDAITGMDWLATCHATVDCRAKAARFHFLGKDNVVADALSRRSMSSLAHVEAEKRELPREIHQLAYLGVWLVDSDDGGVVLQNTAKSSLITEVKER